A single Vulcanisaeta distributa DSM 14429 DNA region contains:
- a CDS encoding winged helix-turn-helix transcriptional regulator — translation MRGLLVTMPSVVNEVKKIIDDYSSFSIVTELNDDVSGYDVIGIVGTDKFIIMNLHKLNSWEGPVLTVGFGLSFLNSVDITNLDKALSTIMSGNYDIEEILRLSVNAKGKKLPNAINEVAIFPARSAITLEYSLYVNNEYLWHDVADGLIISTPTGSTAYAMSAGGPLIHSRAQVFEIVPVNSTNLARVPVIVPSDSIITIRDLISRSRVEVIIDGSIRTYVGNEVKITSGKPLKLIRVGEVSSAIGRYEKKISLLANMDLPPSAKFILKILEYEGQLTQKEIIEKTMLPSRTVRNALSILIRKGLIQRQVIIRGNKEVIVYSLKSTGQ, via the coding sequence ATGAGGGGTCTATTGGTAACCATGCCCAGTGTTGTTAATGAGGTTAAGAAGATTATTGATGATTATTCGTCCTTCAGTATCGTTACGGAATTAAACGATGATGTTAGTGGTTACGATGTCATAGGTATTGTCGGAACCGATAAATTCATAATCATGAACCTCCATAAGTTAAACTCATGGGAAGGCCCTGTCCTCACGGTTGGTTTTGGATTAAGCTTTTTGAATTCCGTGGACATAACAAACCTGGATAAGGCATTATCAACAATAATGAGTGGCAATTATGATATTGAGGAGATACTCAGGCTTTCCGTGAATGCGAAGGGAAAGAAATTGCCAAATGCTATAAATGAGGTTGCCATTTTCCCAGCCAGGAGTGCAATAACTCTTGAGTATAGTCTATATGTGAATAATGAGTATTTATGGCATGACGTTGCTGATGGCTTAATAATATCAACACCCACGGGCTCCACCGCATACGCAATGTCGGCGGGCGGCCCATTAATACACTCGAGGGCTCAGGTCTTTGAGATAGTGCCCGTTAATAGTACGAATTTAGCCCGCGTACCCGTCATAGTGCCCAGCGATTCCATAATCACTATAAGGGACTTAATTTCCAGGTCTAGGGTTGAGGTGATAATTGATGGTAGTATCAGGACTTACGTTGGTAATGAGGTCAAGATAACGTCTGGGAAGCCACTCAAGCTCATTAGGGTTGGTGAGGTCTCGAGCGCCATTGGACGTTATGAAAAGAAAATAAGCCTGTTGGCAAACATGGACCTGCCGCCTAGCGCTAAGTTCATACTTAAGATCCTTGAGTATGAGGGTCAATTAACACAGAAGGAGATCATTGAAAAGACCATGCTTCCAAGCAGGACTGTTAGGAATGCATTGAGTATTTTGATTAGGAAGGGTTTGATTCAGAGGCAGGTCATTATTAGGGGTAATAAGGAGGTTATTGTTTATTCCCTGAAGTCTACTGGGCAATAG
- a CDS encoding RpoL/Rpb11 RNA polymerase subunit family protein → MIKISIVKAEDNYLEAVVQGETYTLFAPLIEYLLKRPDVEYAMYDVDHPLTQNVRFRIKTKGRPPLDVIKEAVNEILRDVEELEKGFLGSP, encoded by the coding sequence GTGATTAAGATAAGCATTGTAAAGGCCGAGGACAATTACCTGGAGGCTGTGGTGCAGGGAGAGACGTACACATTATTCGCACCATTAATTGAGTACCTGCTCAAGAGACCTGATGTTGAGTATGCAATGTATGATGTTGATCACCCACTGACCCAGAATGTTCGGTTTAGGATAAAGACTAAGGGAAGGCCGCCACTTGATGTTATTAAGGAGGCTGTGAATGAGATATTGAGGGATGTTGAGGAGTTAGAGAAGGGGTTCTTAGGTTCGCCATAG